The following proteins are encoded in a genomic region of Amycolatopsis sulphurea:
- a CDS encoding LLM class flavin-dependent oxidoreductase, whose protein sequence is MRAGIVILPEDRWWAAEPKWRAAEEYGFDHAWTYDHLGWRSLVDGPWFSAVPTLTAAAMVTSRIGLGTFVASPVARHPVPFARELITLDDVSDGRFVLGVGAGVEHERYDVQVLDGPRLTNRQRVDRFTEFAEALDGLLMTDRFDYSGEYFTAVGARNLPGTVQRPRLPFVVAANGPRTMTLAARFGAGWVTTGRGGTTPDEWWQGVADLVKVFDQRLEDAGRDGSTMQRYLSLDASPTYSLSSVAVFREGVERAYALGFTDVISHWPRSSGPYEGHESVLEQVVDSVLPELPEK, encoded by the coding sequence GTGCGAGCAGGCATCGTGATCCTTCCGGAAGATCGTTGGTGGGCAGCCGAGCCGAAGTGGCGGGCCGCCGAGGAGTACGGCTTCGACCACGCGTGGACCTACGATCACCTCGGCTGGCGGTCACTGGTGGACGGGCCGTGGTTCTCCGCGGTGCCCACGCTCACCGCGGCCGCGATGGTCACGTCGCGAATCGGGCTGGGCACGTTCGTCGCGTCGCCGGTCGCGCGGCATCCGGTGCCCTTCGCGCGCGAGCTGATCACGCTGGACGACGTGTCCGACGGCCGGTTCGTGCTCGGCGTTGGTGCCGGGGTCGAACACGAGCGGTACGACGTGCAGGTTCTCGACGGACCCCGGCTTACCAACCGGCAGCGGGTGGACCGCTTCACCGAGTTCGCCGAAGCGCTCGACGGCCTGCTGATGACCGACCGCTTCGACTACTCTGGCGAGTACTTCACCGCGGTCGGTGCGCGGAACCTGCCCGGCACAGTGCAGCGGCCGCGGCTGCCGTTCGTGGTGGCGGCGAACGGCCCGCGCACGATGACGCTGGCCGCCCGCTTCGGCGCGGGCTGGGTCACCACCGGCCGCGGCGGCACCACCCCGGACGAATGGTGGCAGGGCGTCGCCGACCTGGTGAAGGTGTTCGACCAGCGCCTCGAAGACGCCGGTCGTGACGGTTCCACGATGCAGCGGTACTTGTCACTGGACGCGTCGCCGACATACTCGCTGAGCAGCGTGGCCGTGTTCCGCGAGGGCGTCGAGCGGGCGTACGCGTTGGGATTCACCGACGTGATCTCACACTGGCCGCGTTCCAGCGGGCCGTACGAAGGGCACGAGTCGGTGCTGGAGCAGGTCGTCGATTCGGTCCTGCCGGAGCTGCCGGAGAAGTAG
- a CDS encoding HAD family hydrolase, protein MVASDVDGTLLGPSETLTERTLGMVRRVLGDDVPFVLCTGRPPRWIAPVAGPLGLTGYAVCANGAVLLDIGADTVVEVHGQLEPVLLHELASALDKALPGCRLAAERIETGPADHDLRNFVIEPDYHNPWGDDEGRVAMRGEVLGKPAIKLLVSRRGMTSEEMAGAVRAVLDDSVDVTYSSSGGLIELAAHGVTKALGLADIAERLAVPAEAVISFGDMPNDVEMLRWSGHGVAMANGHPEALAAADEVTGPVTEDGVAQVLDRWF, encoded by the coding sequence TTGGTCGCGTCCGACGTCGACGGCACCCTGCTCGGTCCCAGTGAAACGCTCACCGAACGCACACTCGGCATGGTGCGCCGGGTGCTCGGCGACGACGTGCCGTTCGTGCTGTGCACCGGCCGACCGCCACGGTGGATCGCACCGGTCGCCGGCCCGCTCGGCCTCACCGGGTACGCGGTCTGCGCGAACGGCGCTGTGCTGCTCGACATCGGGGCGGACACCGTCGTCGAGGTGCACGGGCAGCTTGAGCCGGTGCTGCTGCACGAGCTGGCCAGTGCGCTCGACAAAGCGCTGCCCGGATGCCGGCTGGCGGCCGAGCGGATCGAGACCGGCCCGGCGGACCACGACCTGCGCAACTTCGTGATCGAGCCGGACTACCACAACCCCTGGGGCGACGACGAGGGCCGAGTCGCGATGCGCGGCGAGGTGCTCGGCAAGCCGGCGATCAAGCTGCTGGTCAGCCGCCGTGGGATGACCTCGGAGGAGATGGCCGGGGCGGTGCGCGCGGTGCTGGACGATTCGGTGGACGTCACGTACTCGTCCTCGGGCGGGCTGATCGAGCTGGCCGCGCACGGGGTCACCAAGGCGCTCGGCCTCGCCGACATCGCGGAACGCTTGGCGGTCCCCGCCGAGGCCGTGATCTCCTTCGGCGACATGCCCAACGACGTGGAGATGCTCCGCTGGTCCGGGCACGGCGTCGCGATGGCCAACGGGCACCCGGAGGCGCTGGCCGCCGCGGACGAGGTGACCGGGCCGGTCACCGAGGACGGCGTCGCCCAAGTCCTGGACCGCTGGTTCTGA
- a CDS encoding lysophospholipid acyltransferase family protein: protein MADFVYPPIVAAARLMFRLLDNRIRVEGAEHVPARGGAVIACTHVSYLDFIYCGLGARPSKRLVRFMAKHEVFDHRIAGPLMRGMHHIPVDRSAGRASYAEAVERLRAGQVVGVFPEATISRSFTVKQLKTGAVRMAADAGVPVVPMAVWGTQRLWTKGRPKDLTRRHVPISVIAGEPMNPQPDEDCEVRTKDLRVRLSALLDRAQANYPQEPTSEADRWWLPAHLGGTAPTPEAAAELDHRPGGDD from the coding sequence ATGGCTGATTTCGTGTACCCGCCCATCGTCGCTGCCGCGCGGCTGATGTTCCGGCTGCTGGACAACCGAATCCGGGTCGAGGGGGCGGAGCATGTTCCGGCCAGAGGTGGCGCGGTCATCGCCTGCACGCACGTCAGCTACCTGGACTTCATCTACTGCGGGCTCGGCGCCCGGCCGTCGAAGCGGCTGGTGCGGTTCATGGCCAAGCACGAGGTCTTCGACCATCGGATCGCCGGGCCGCTGATGCGCGGGATGCACCACATCCCGGTGGACCGCTCCGCCGGGCGGGCCTCCTACGCGGAGGCGGTCGAGCGCTTGCGGGCCGGCCAGGTGGTCGGGGTGTTCCCCGAGGCGACGATCAGCCGTTCGTTCACGGTCAAGCAGCTCAAGACCGGCGCCGTCCGGATGGCCGCGGACGCCGGGGTCCCGGTGGTGCCGATGGCGGTGTGGGGCACCCAGCGGCTGTGGACCAAGGGGCGCCCCAAGGATCTGACCCGCCGGCACGTGCCGATCTCGGTGATCGCCGGCGAGCCGATGAACCCGCAGCCGGACGAGGACTGCGAGGTCCGTACCAAAGACCTGCGTGTCCGGTTGTCGGCGCTACTCGACCGCGCGCAGGCGAACTACCCGCAGGAGCCCACGTCGGAGGCCGATCGCTGGTGGCTGCCCGCACACCTCGGCGGCACCGCGCCCACCCCCGAGGCCGCCGCCGAACTCGACCATCGCCCCGGCGGGGACGACTGA
- a CDS encoding ArnT family glycosyltransferase codes for MLTALVVACWRPIVADRRWRRAALLLILGFSLLHQLLFATGTEDAFVTFRYAQNLADGYGPVFNIGDRIEGYANFLWLVVVALPRAAFGASIPTAAPVLSVLATLGSVLLAYLLAERITGLALPPGAEPRPSLGVAAAMLTASASGLAVYGASGTELPMFVLLVLAIAYALVARRPVVTGVLVACAVMTRPEGLVLAVVAVLWLVAAAGRRRHTWWAPFACVLGGLVFLVPWIAWRLTYYDGRLFLHFASPDWAYLGGFALAHTVFLVPSVFAVGALLRVRNRATAAVWLLFAFAGGLVVYVALLGPDREPSWRLLAPVPPLLAVACVSAYGVFIAARPSPKPRAASRVVPATTAVLAGVAVAMSVLSPEVLSRIRIWHTHGTQLAEIGDWLAHYLPPGSVVSAGAPGVLASRTGGRLIVTGPDAARSTLAVPGTEGYAESQDCTGKLAGYRVATFHRTGTQFWVSVYPRADEVSRLVDDLDRAPGFQYVSCP; via the coding sequence GTGCTGACCGCACTGGTCGTCGCCTGCTGGCGGCCGATCGTGGCGGACCGCCGGTGGCGGCGCGCGGCCCTGCTGCTCATCCTCGGGTTTTCCCTCCTGCACCAGCTGTTGTTCGCGACCGGTACGGAGGACGCGTTCGTTACTTTCCGCTACGCGCAGAACCTGGCCGACGGCTACGGCCCCGTGTTCAACATCGGCGACCGGATCGAGGGGTACGCGAACTTCCTCTGGCTTGTGGTCGTCGCGTTGCCACGGGCCGCATTCGGCGCATCGATACCCACTGCCGCGCCTGTGCTCAGCGTGCTTGCCACGCTCGGCTCGGTGCTGCTGGCGTACTTGCTCGCCGAGCGCATTACAGGGCTGGCGCTCCCACCTGGCGCCGAACCACGTCCGTCGCTCGGCGTCGCAGCGGCGATGCTTACTGCGAGCGCCAGCGGGTTGGCCGTGTACGGGGCTTCGGGCACCGAGCTGCCGATGTTCGTACTGCTGGTGCTGGCTATCGCGTACGCGCTCGTTGCGCGCCGTCCAGTGGTGACGGGAGTGCTCGTCGCCTGTGCGGTGATGACGCGGCCGGAGGGGCTCGTGCTTGCCGTCGTAGCCGTGCTGTGGCTCGTCGCCGCGGCGGGGCGGCGACGGCATACCTGGTGGGCGCCGTTCGCCTGCGTACTGGGTGGGCTCGTGTTCCTGGTGCCGTGGATCGCTTGGCGGCTCACGTATTACGACGGGCGCCTGTTTCTGCACTTTGCCAGCCCGGACTGGGCGTATCTAGGCGGATTCGCCTTGGCGCACACGGTCTTCCTGGTGCCGAGCGTGTTCGCTGTGGGCGCGCTGCTGCGGGTTCGCAACCGTGCGACGGCAGCAGTGTGGCTCTTGTTCGCCTTCGCGGGCGGCCTCGTTGTGTACGTGGCTTTGCTGGGCCCGGATCGGGAGCCTTCATGGCGGTTGCTCGCGCCGGTACCGCCGTTGCTCGCTGTTGCCTGCGTCAGTGCGTACGGCGTGTTCATTGCCGCGCGCCCGTCACCAAAGCCTCGCGCGGCATCGCGCGTTGTCCCGGCCACCACAGCGGTGCTGGCTGGCGTCGCGGTGGCGATGTCCGTACTCAGCCCCGAGGTGCTGAGCCGCATCCGCATCTGGCACACGCACGGCACGCAGCTGGCCGAGATCGGCGATTGGCTCGCCCACTACCTTCCGCCAGGCTCGGTGGTGAGCGCGGGCGCCCCAGGCGTACTGGCCAGCCGTACGGGCGGGCGGCTGATAGTGACTGGCCCGGACGCGGCCCGGTCGACGTTGGCCGTCCCCGGCACCGAGGGTTACGCCGAGAGCCAGGACTGCACCGGCAAGCTCGCCGGATACCGCGTCGCCACGTTCCACCGCACCGGTACCCAATTCTGGGTCTCCGTCTACCCGCGCGCCGACGAGGTGAGCCGCCTGGTCGACGATCTCGACCGGGCACCGGGGTTTCAGTACGTGTCATGCCCTTGA
- a CDS encoding DUF6541 family protein — MPSEPTLLSVAASLVICLLVIGLPGLVTGLAAGLRGWTLAGLTPLLSYAIGGLAGPWTAALGLPFTTWTFAVTAVLFAAVAFGLRRLTVRKWPPPPVQRVWEPRAHWAVGACVLLAAAVGFYAAVRGMGHFGAIAQGGDAPYTANGVRYIASTGDGGLFGMGTLNWYGDASPPFYPNAYHLLAAEQYTLSGSGSIPLTLDTNTVLLPGLLALSLVVTVREFGGRAVLAGAVALASVAPVMSLYESMNRGPLYPFMLGMALTPLAAVVLRRYLNRVAPDTGFALVMSAVGLLCIHSSTLFGAILFAGPLLIQRWIERWRTIGRDLLALLPIAVVALLVAWLQLFGALGLANGSLPYLGWPVEWRATNALGALLGFQHWEPHPQLWLSVALLLGFIFFNRLGSLRWIGLTALLTGLFYIAVSSSNAPLVMALSRPWWDDPYRFMSMAVVPLSFIAGHGVASLHAWLRVRLPARLPAAALAAVVLLGFVAITNGLYAPSNGDRVASGYRSANPREQNITPDEERAMVELGKLAHPGEWAMNDRNDGTPWTYALSGVRTVAAHDDGTTPPADAWLLAARFRDYETDPEVRAAVARLNIHWVILGRPAAPPNPPYSFAGLNRLDGLPFLHQVYRNEDAVIYRLNR; from the coding sequence TTGCCGAGCGAACCCACATTGTTGTCAGTTGCCGCGAGCCTGGTGATCTGCCTTCTCGTGATCGGGCTTCCCGGGCTTGTCACCGGGCTGGCCGCCGGGCTGCGCGGCTGGACGCTGGCCGGGCTCACGCCGTTGCTGAGCTACGCGATCGGCGGGCTCGCCGGACCGTGGACGGCCGCGCTGGGCCTTCCGTTCACGACGTGGACCTTCGCCGTGACCGCCGTGCTGTTCGCGGCTGTCGCGTTCGGACTGCGACGGCTCACGGTGCGCAAGTGGCCACCGCCGCCTGTGCAACGAGTGTGGGAACCAAGGGCGCACTGGGCCGTGGGCGCCTGCGTACTACTCGCTGCCGCAGTGGGCTTTTACGCCGCAGTACGCGGAATGGGGCACTTCGGCGCTATCGCGCAAGGTGGCGACGCCCCGTACACGGCCAACGGCGTCCGCTACATCGCGTCGACCGGCGACGGCGGTCTCTTCGGCATGGGCACGCTGAACTGGTACGGCGACGCTTCGCCGCCGTTCTACCCCAACGCCTACCACCTGCTCGCAGCCGAGCAGTACACGCTCAGTGGCAGTGGATCCATCCCGCTCACGCTCGACACGAACACCGTGCTGCTGCCGGGCTTGCTGGCGCTGTCCCTAGTGGTCACAGTGCGCGAGTTCGGCGGACGCGCGGTGCTGGCCGGTGCTGTGGCGCTGGCATCGGTGGCGCCGGTGATGAGCCTGTACGAGTCGATGAACCGCGGTCCGCTGTACCCGTTCATGCTCGGCATGGCGCTCACACCGCTGGCAGCTGTGGTTCTACGGCGGTATCTCAACCGCGTCGCACCGGACACCGGCTTCGCGCTGGTGATGTCCGCGGTCGGGCTGCTGTGCATCCACTCGTCGACGCTGTTCGGCGCGATCCTGTTCGCCGGCCCGCTGCTGATCCAGCGCTGGATCGAACGGTGGCGGACGATCGGCCGGGATCTGCTGGCACTGTTGCCGATCGCCGTGGTGGCGTTGCTCGTGGCGTGGTTGCAGCTGTTCGGCGCGCTCGGGCTCGCGAACGGTTCGCTGCCCTACCTGGGCTGGCCGGTCGAATGGCGAGCGACGAACGCGCTTGGCGCGCTCCTCGGCTTCCAGCACTGGGAACCACATCCGCAGCTATGGCTTTCGGTGGCGCTGCTGCTCGGCTTCATCTTCTTCAACCGGCTCGGTTCGCTTCGCTGGATCGGGCTGACAGCGTTGCTCACCGGGCTGTTCTACATCGCTGTGTCCTCCTCGAACGCACCGTTGGTCATGGCGCTCTCACGGCCGTGGTGGGACGACCCGTACCGGTTCATGTCGATGGCGGTCGTGCCGCTGTCGTTCATCGCAGGGCACGGTGTCGCGTCGCTGCACGCGTGGCTGCGTGTACGGCTGCCCGCACGCTTACCGGCGGCCGCGCTCGCCGCAGTGGTGCTGCTGGGCTTCGTAGCAATCACCAACGGCCTGTACGCGCCGTCGAACGGTGACCGTGTCGCGAGCGGCTACCGGTCGGCCAACCCGCGCGAGCAGAACATCACGCCGGACGAAGAGCGCGCGATGGTGGAGCTGGGCAAGCTGGCCCACCCCGGCGAATGGGCAATGAACGACCGCAACGACGGCACCCCGTGGACGTACGCGCTGAGCGGCGTACGCACCGTCGCGGCCCACGACGACGGCACTACACCCCCGGCCGACGCATGGCTGCTGGCAGCGCGGTTCCGGGACTACGAAACCGACCCCGAAGTGCGCGCCGCGGTGGCCAGGCTGAACATCCACTGGGTGATCCTCGGCCGCCCCGCAGCACCGCCGAACCCGCCGTACTCGTTCGCGGGCCTGAACCGGCTGGACGGGCTGCCGTTCCTGCACCAGGTGTACCGGAACGAAGACGCGGTGATCTACCGGCTCAACCGCTGA
- a CDS encoding lysylphosphatidylglycerol synthase transmembrane domain-containing protein — MTTVQDDEARPAGKTRKSARARVLDVARWVAILLVVGFAAKQLASNWSEFWHTLSEVAWQSSVLSLVALVAAIMVSTWGWQILVDHLGKPIGYARGAQICLVGSLGKYVPGSVWAYLLQMELGRKAGLARARIFTGSLIQLGVSVVSALVVSLLAAPAVFSNSPRAMWLFVLIPLGLALLHPRVLSWGTSLVLKLLRRAPLEEPLGWGVVVKTFGASTGAWALQGVHLWLLANSIGAPGLNGFVLCVGAMAVAMTVGTFAFILPSGVGVREVAQVAVLTASGLTVGQATAFAVASRVMFTVADLLTAGIAAVAARLSARRTPAPTAA, encoded by the coding sequence ATGACGACCGTCCAGGATGACGAGGCCCGGCCCGCCGGGAAGACCCGCAAGTCCGCCAGGGCGCGGGTGCTCGACGTGGCGCGCTGGGTCGCCATCCTGCTGGTGGTCGGCTTCGCCGCGAAGCAGCTCGCGTCCAACTGGAGCGAGTTCTGGCACACGCTGTCCGAAGTGGCCTGGCAGTCCTCGGTGCTCAGCCTGGTCGCGCTGGTGGCCGCCATCATGGTGTCCACCTGGGGCTGGCAGATCCTGGTCGATCATCTCGGCAAGCCGATCGGATACGCCCGCGGTGCGCAGATCTGCCTGGTCGGCTCGCTCGGCAAGTACGTGCCCGGTTCAGTGTGGGCTTACCTGCTGCAGATGGAGCTGGGCCGCAAGGCCGGGCTGGCCAGGGCCCGGATCTTCACCGGCTCGCTGATCCAGCTCGGCGTGAGCGTGGTGTCCGCGCTGGTGGTCTCGTTGCTGGCCGCGCCCGCCGTGTTCAGCAACAGCCCGCGCGCGATGTGGTTGTTCGTGCTGATCCCGCTCGGTCTCGCGCTGCTGCACCCCCGCGTGCTGAGCTGGGGTACTTCGCTGGTGCTGAAGCTGCTGCGCCGCGCACCGCTGGAGGAGCCGCTGGGCTGGGGCGTGGTGGTGAAGACGTTCGGAGCGTCCACTGGCGCCTGGGCGCTGCAGGGGGTGCACCTGTGGCTGCTGGCCAACTCGATCGGTGCCCCCGGTTTGAACGGCTTTGTCCTGTGCGTGGGCGCGATGGCGGTGGCGATGACCGTCGGCACCTTCGCGTTCATCCTGCCCAGCGGTGTCGGTGTCCGTGAGGTGGCACAGGTCGCGGTGCTCACCGCGAGCGGGCTGACGGTCGGGCAGGCCACCGCGTTCGCGGTCGCGTCTCGCGTGATGTTCACCGTGGCCGACCTGCTGACGGCTGGTATCGCCGCGGTCGCGGCCCGGTTGTCGGCGCGGCGCACGCCGGCGCCGACAGCGGCCTGA
- a CDS encoding acyl-CoA reductase — MEQRFPAAAPIAADTLLAQVREEPPGGRLTVGDPRVVEFVTKFARKLLAPALARRFPELTSLGFFLRKGELAKALSTLETAGTALRFPRGLVFHVPPANVDTIFVYSWALSALAGNPNVVRVSSRSAGAAEVVLEALNSALGDVSPETAATIRATQRMVTYDRSDEISGALSRAADLRVIWGGDASVAALRKYPLAPHARDLTFPDRSSFAIASVRGWQEATPEARLSAAEGFYNDSYWFDQAACSSPRAVFWVGDAEGARAAGTEFRQLLGQVLAAKHHVVEPAMAVQKRVSAYGAAIDGLVSSIRFDGNALATLELADATVLPREWLGAGTFANARVGSLDELVSIVQRKDQTVSQFGFTATELTGFVTALAGRGVDRVVPFGSALTFAGVWDGYDLLAEFSRLVTVQA, encoded by the coding sequence ATGGAGCAGCGTTTTCCCGCGGCGGCACCGATCGCCGCCGATACCCTGCTGGCGCAGGTGCGCGAGGAGCCGCCCGGTGGCCGGTTGACCGTCGGCGACCCGCGCGTGGTCGAGTTCGTCACGAAGTTCGCGCGCAAGCTGCTCGCGCCCGCGCTCGCCCGCCGTTTTCCGGAGCTGACCTCGCTGGGTTTCTTCCTGCGCAAGGGGGAACTCGCCAAGGCTCTGTCCACTTTGGAAACCGCGGGCACCGCGCTGCGGTTCCCGCGGGGGCTGGTGTTCCACGTTCCACCGGCCAATGTGGACACGATCTTCGTGTACTCGTGGGCGTTGTCGGCGCTGGCGGGAAATCCGAACGTGGTGCGCGTGTCCTCGCGATCGGCGGGTGCGGCCGAGGTCGTGCTGGAGGCGCTGAACTCGGCGCTCGGCGACGTGTCGCCGGAGACGGCCGCGACGATCCGCGCCACCCAGCGGATGGTCACCTACGACCGCAGCGACGAGATCAGCGGGGCGCTGTCGCGGGCCGCGGACCTGCGGGTGATCTGGGGTGGCGACGCTTCCGTTGCCGCACTGCGGAAATACCCGCTCGCGCCGCACGCGCGGGACCTCACCTTCCCGGACCGCTCCTCGTTCGCGATCGCCTCGGTGCGTGGCTGGCAGGAGGCCACGCCGGAAGCCCGGCTGAGCGCGGCGGAGGGTTTCTACAACGACTCCTACTGGTTCGACCAGGCGGCCTGCTCGTCACCGCGCGCGGTGTTCTGGGTCGGCGACGCAGAAGGCGCGCGGGCCGCGGGCACGGAGTTCCGGCAGTTGCTCGGGCAGGTGCTGGCGGCCAAGCACCATGTCGTCGAACCGGCCATGGCCGTGCAGAAACGCGTGTCGGCCTACGGTGCGGCGATCGACGGGCTGGTGTCCTCGATCCGGTTCGACGGGAACGCGCTGGCCACTTTGGAGCTTGCCGACGCCACCGTGCTGCCACGGGAGTGGCTGGGCGCGGGGACCTTCGCGAACGCCAGGGTCGGTTCACTCGATGAGCTGGTTTCGATCGTGCAGCGCAAGGACCAGACGGTCAGCCAGTTCGGCTTCACCGCCACGGAACTGACCGGATTCGTCACCGCGCTGGCCGGGCGCGGGGTGGATCGGGTGGTGCCGTTCGGTTCGGCACTCACTTTCGCCGGGGTGTGGGACGGCTACGATCTGCTGGCCGAGTTCAGCCGCCTGGTCACCGTGCAGGCGTGA
- a CDS encoding acyl-protein synthetase — MSVFTRSQAERESLLLPELAELTAHHRANSAGYERILASLGIAADASFGAIAELPWLPVRMFKTHDLKSVPDDEVFKTLTSSGTTGAGASRIHLDKAAAGAQTKQLGATLQEVLGGERLPMLMVDTIGIIKNRRSFSARGAGVLGMANFGRKHTYVLDEDDKPDVEAVKRFLAEYGDKPFLIFGFTFMVWQYLYEVAREHRLDLSNGILIHSGGWKKLIDRAVDNAEFRRRFTEDTGLHRIHNYYGMIEQIGTVFLEGPSGNSLYCPDFADVVIRDPETWQEQPVGRPGVIEVVSTLPRSYPGHVLLTEDLGVYQGIDDGDWPGKHFTVLGRLPKAEARGCSDTFSGTAA, encoded by the coding sequence ATGAGTGTGTTCACGCGCTCGCAGGCGGAGCGGGAATCCTTGCTGCTGCCGGAGCTGGCGGAGCTGACCGCGCACCACCGCGCGAACTCCGCCGGGTACGAGCGCATCCTGGCCTCGCTCGGCATCGCGGCGGACGCGTCGTTCGGCGCGATCGCGGAGCTGCCGTGGCTGCCGGTGCGGATGTTCAAGACCCACGACCTCAAGTCGGTGCCGGACGACGAGGTGTTCAAGACGCTCACCTCGTCCGGCACGACCGGCGCCGGTGCGTCGCGGATCCATCTGGACAAGGCGGCGGCGGGCGCGCAGACGAAGCAGCTCGGCGCCACGCTGCAAGAGGTGCTGGGCGGCGAGCGGCTGCCGATGCTGATGGTCGACACCATCGGGATCATCAAGAACCGCCGGTCGTTCTCCGCGCGTGGCGCGGGCGTGCTCGGCATGGCGAACTTCGGGCGTAAGCACACGTACGTGCTCGACGAGGACGACAAGCCGGATGTCGAGGCGGTGAAGCGGTTCCTGGCCGAATACGGGGACAAGCCGTTCCTGATCTTCGGCTTCACTTTCATGGTGTGGCAGTACCTCTACGAGGTGGCGCGCGAGCATCGGCTGGATCTGTCGAACGGGATCCTGATCCATTCGGGCGGCTGGAAGAAGCTGATCGACCGCGCGGTGGACAACGCCGAGTTCCGCCGTCGGTTCACAGAGGACACCGGCCTGCACCGGATTCACAACTACTACGGGATGATCGAGCAGATCGGCACCGTGTTCCTGGAAGGACCGTCGGGGAATTCCTTGTACTGCCCCGATTTCGCCGACGTGGTGATCCGCGATCCGGAGACGTGGCAGGAGCAGCCGGTCGGGCGGCCGGGGGTGATCGAAGTGGTGAGCACGCTGCCGCGGTCGTACCCGGGGCATGTCCTGCTGACCGAGGATCTCGGTGTGTACCAAGGGATCGACGACGGTGACTGGCCCGGCAAGCACTTCACGGTGCTCGGCCGGCTGCCGAAGGCCGAGGCCCGTGGCTGCTCGGACACATTCTCGGGAACGGCGGCATAA
- a CDS encoding AMP-binding protein, giving the protein MNLVGAGARLVEVAGGRTLAGDELTAEIERAAGELAELPSGVLFARMSLDLASVLRYLGAFEAARAIALIDPALDPDVLAGLITRFRPAAVLAAPEAEPPAGYTAADGHWVRADAEGVAPHPELAVLLPTSGSTGNPKLVRLSRHGLLSNADAIAEVLRIDAGEVAPTCLPLHYSYGLSVLNSHLLRGATVVIEASGVLGRGFWSAVQEHGITSLSGVPYHYEMLRRLKFDPAKYPTLRTLTQAGGKLRDELIAEFNDKMLAVGGRMYVMYGQTEASPRMTTVPAERLAEKLGSAGPALPGGKFVVRRDDGAETTHPKIVGEVLYRGPNVMMGYADDEAGLAAGDECGGTLATGDLGYLDEEGYLYITGRLKRIGKVFGNRVSLDDLEHAVRAAAVGIDVVAAVSAGDKVVLFAELPEGAGAKAICKDAARALSERLHLHTSGFDVRPLDTVPLLASGKIDYRSLEGRV; this is encoded by the coding sequence GTGAATCTGGTGGGCGCTGGGGCCCGGCTGGTGGAGGTGGCCGGTGGCCGCACGCTGGCGGGCGACGAGCTGACGGCGGAGATCGAGCGCGCGGCCGGGGAGCTGGCGGAGCTGCCGTCCGGGGTGCTGTTCGCGCGGATGTCGCTCGATCTCGCGAGCGTGCTGCGTTACCTCGGCGCGTTCGAGGCGGCGCGGGCGATCGCGCTGATCGACCCGGCGCTGGACCCGGACGTGCTGGCCGGGCTCATCACCCGGTTCCGGCCGGCCGCCGTGCTGGCCGCGCCGGAGGCCGAACCGCCCGCGGGCTACACCGCGGCGGACGGGCACTGGGTCCGGGCGGATGCCGAGGGCGTGGCCCCGCATCCCGAGCTGGCCGTGCTGCTGCCGACCAGCGGTTCCACCGGAAATCCGAAGCTGGTCCGGCTTTCGCGCCACGGGCTGCTGTCCAATGCGGACGCGATCGCAGAAGTTCTGCGGATCGACGCCGGCGAGGTCGCTCCGACCTGCCTGCCGCTGCATTACAGCTACGGCCTTTCCGTGCTGAATTCGCACCTGCTGCGCGGCGCGACCGTGGTGATCGAGGCGTCCGGTGTGCTCGGCCGCGGCTTCTGGTCCGCCGTGCAGGAACACGGCATTACGTCGCTGTCCGGTGTGCCGTACCACTACGAAATGCTGCGCCGCCTGAAGTTCGACCCGGCGAAGTACCCGACGCTGCGCACCCTCACCCAGGCCGGCGGGAAGCTGCGGGACGAGCTGATCGCCGAGTTCAACGACAAGATGCTCGCGGTCGGCGGCCGGATGTATGTGATGTACGGCCAAACCGAGGCGTCCCCGCGGATGACGACGGTGCCCGCGGAACGGCTGGCGGAGAAGCTCGGCTCGGCCGGTCCGGCGCTGCCCGGCGGCAAGTTCGTCGTCCGCCGGGACGACGGTGCGGAGACCACGCATCCGAAAATCGTCGGTGAGGTCCTCTACCGTGGGCCGAATGTGATGATGGGTTACGCCGACGACGAGGCCGGGCTCGCCGCGGGCGACGAATGCGGTGGCACGCTGGCCACCGGTGACCTCGGGTACCTCGACGAGGAGGGGTACCTGTACATCACCGGCCGGCTCAAGCGGATCGGCAAGGTGTTCGGCAACCGGGTCAGCCTCGACGATCTGGAGCACGCAGTGCGCGCGGCCGCGGTGGGCATCGACGTCGTGGCGGCGGTGTCCGCGGGCGACAAGGTCGTGCTGTTCGCCGAGCTGCCCGAGGGTGCGGGCGCCAAGGCGATCTGCAAGGACGCCGCGCGGGCGCTGTCCGAGCGGCTGCACCTGCACACCAGCGGGTTCGACGTGCGCCCGCTCGACACGGTGCCGCTGCTGGCCAGCGGCAAGATCGACTACCGGTCGTTGGAAGGACGGGTATGA